A genomic window from Quercus lobata isolate SW786 chromosome 10, ValleyOak3.0 Primary Assembly, whole genome shotgun sequence includes:
- the LOC115965352 gene encoding uncharacterized protein LOC115965352: MADWGPVIIAVVLFVLLSPGLLFQIPAGGKVVEFGNMQTSGAAILVHAIIFFGLITIFLIAIGVHVYTG, encoded by the coding sequence ATGGCAGACTGGGGGCCAGTGATAATAGCAGTGGTGTTGTTTGTGCTGTTGAGTCCAGGGCTTTTGTTTCAGATTCCAGCAGGGGGCAAGGTGGTTGAGTTTGGGAACATGCAGACAAGTGGTGCTGCTATTCTGGTTCATGCTATCATTTTCTTTGGCCTTATCACTATCTTTCTTATTGCCATTGGTGTTCACGTCTACACTGGCTAA